A genomic segment from Sciurus carolinensis chromosome 1, mSciCar1.2, whole genome shotgun sequence encodes:
- the C1H1orf122 gene encoding uncharacterized protein C1orf122 homolog isoform X1 yields MLAATAALSPVHGRAGDIRPGLLPGGSDAYNQFPVREAGPHLRAGQLKGTATPRRIEGDREAAGVDRGKAGLGLGGRPPPQPPRDERAQQLLDAVEQRQRQLLDTIAACEEMLRQLGRRRPEPAGGGNVSAKPGAPPQSAVSTRGVFPKDAGDGAAEP; encoded by the exons ATGCTGGCAGCCACTGCGGCCCTCAGCCCCGTGCACGGTCGCGCAGGAGACATCCGCCCAGGCCTGCTTCCGGGAGGAAGTGACGCATATAATCAGTTTCCGGTCCGGGAGGCTGGGCCCCACCTCCGCGCCGGGCAGCTTAAAGGGACCGCGACCCCCAGGAGGATTGAAGGAGACCG GGAGGCTGCCGGCGTGGACCGCGGGAAGGCGGGGCTGGGGCTCGGCGGGAGGCCACCCCCGCAGCCGCCCCGGGATGAGCGCGCCCAGCAGCTGCTGGACGCGGTGGAGCAGAGGCAGCGGCAGCTCCTGGACACCATCGCCGCCTGCGAGGAGATGCTGCGGCAGCTGGGCCGCCGGCGCCCGGAGCCGGCTGGTGGCGGG AACGTCTCAGCCAAACCCGGAGCGCCCCCCCAGTCAGCCGTCTCCACCAGAGGTGTCTTTCCAAAGGATGCTGGTGATGGAGCTGCGGAACCTTGA
- the C1H1orf122 gene encoding uncharacterized protein C1orf122 homolog isoform X2, with translation MEWGPGSDWSRGEAAGVDRGKAGLGLGGRPPPQPPRDERAQQLLDAVEQRQRQLLDTIAACEEMLRQLGRRRPEPAGGGNVSAKPGAPPQSAVSTRGVFPKDAGDGAAEP, from the exons ATGGAATGGGGCCCGGGCTCAGACTGGTCACGGGG GGAGGCTGCCGGCGTGGACCGCGGGAAGGCGGGGCTGGGGCTCGGCGGGAGGCCACCCCCGCAGCCGCCCCGGGATGAGCGCGCCCAGCAGCTGCTGGACGCGGTGGAGCAGAGGCAGCGGCAGCTCCTGGACACCATCGCCGCCTGCGAGGAGATGCTGCGGCAGCTGGGCCGCCGGCGCCCGGAGCCGGCTGGTGGCGGG AACGTCTCAGCCAAACCCGGAGCGCCCCCCCAGTCAGCCGTCTCCACCAGAGGTGTCTTTCCAAAGGATGCTGGTGATGGAGCTGCGGAACCTTGA
- the Maneal gene encoding glycoprotein endo-alpha-1,2-mannosidase-like protein isoform X1 — MARRRRRACIALFLVLLFAFGTLMGLRTLKAPDGLPALGPGLELAPFERRAEGAPAPAARAPAAPAAPPPPLPPRTAEPRSSPGPVPAEAEPAPGQSLRVYSDLHAFYYSWYGSPRREGHYIHWDHVMVPHWDPKISASYPRGRHSPPDDLGSSFYPELGPYSSRDPDVLREHMTQLKEAAIGVLVLSWYPPGMADDNGEPSDDLVPAILDAAHQFNIQVAFHIQPYKGRDDITVHDNIKYIIDTYGSHGAFYRYKNSMGKSLPLFYIYDSYLTSPEAWAHLLTPNGPHSIRNTPYDGVFIALLVEEGHTHDILAAGFDGMYTYFASNGFSFGSSHQNWKAVKNFCDANNLMFIPSVGPGYIDTSIRPWNNHNTRNRVNGKYYETALQAALTVRPEIVSITSFNEWHEGTQIEKAIPKKTPTRLYLDYLPHQPSLYLELTRRWAEHFIKEKEQWLM; from the exons ATGGCCCGGCGGCGGCGCCGCGCCTGCATCGCGCTGTTCCTGGTGCTGCTCTTCGCCTTCGGCACTCTCATGGGCCTGCGCACGCTCAAAGCTCCGGACGGACTACCCGCGCTGGGCCCGGGCCTGGAGCTGGCGCCCTTTGAGCGACGTGCGGAGGGAGCCCCCGCGCCCGCCGCCCGGGCCCCGGCTGCCCCCGCcgctccgccgccgccgctgccgccccGCACCGCAGAGCCCCGCAGTTCTCCCGGGCCGGTCCCCGCGGAGGCCGAGCCCGCCCCCGGGCAGAGTCTGCGCGTCTACTCGGACCTCCACGCCTTCTACTACTCGTGGTACGGGAGCCCGCGGCGCGAGGGCCACTACATCCACTGGGACCACGTCATGGTGCCGCACTGGGACCCCAAGATCTCGGCCAGCTACCCCCGCGGCCGTCACAGTCCCCCAGATGACCTGGGATCCAGCTTCTACCCAGAGCTGGGGCCCTACAGCTCCCGGGACCCCGACGTGCTGCGGGAGCACATGACCCAGCTCAAGGAAGCCGCCATCG GCGTCTTGGTTCTGTCCTGGTACCCACCTGGTATGGCTGATGATAATGGGGAACCCTCAGATGACCTTGTACCTGCTATTCTGGATGCAGCCCATCAGTTTAACATCCAG GTGGCTTTCCATATCCAACCCTACAAGGGCCGGGATGACATCACTGTACATGACAACATCAAGTACATCATTGACAC gTATGGATCCCATGGTGCATTTTACCGCTATAAGAACAGCATGGGCAAGAGCCTCCCGCTCTTTTATATCTACGACTCATACCTGACGTCCCCTGAAGCCTGGGCCCACCTCCTGACACCAAATGGGCCCCACTCAATCCGCAACACTCCCTATGATGGGGTCTTCATAGCACTGCTGGTGGAGGAAGGCCATACCCACGACATCCTTGCTGCAGGATTCGATGGCATGTACACCTACTTTGCCTCCAATGGTTTCTCCTTCGGGTCCTCCCACCAGAACTGGAAAGCTGTGAAGAACTTTTGTGATGCCAATAACCTCATGTTCATTCCCAGTGTGGGGCCTGGCTATATTGACACCAGCATTCGGCCCTGGAACAACCACAACACTCGGAACAGGGTCAATGGCAAGTACTATGAGACAGCCCTGCAGGCAGCCCTAACTGTGAGGCCTGAGATCGTCTCCATCACCTCTTTCAATGAGTGGCATGAGGGTACCCAGATCGAGAAGGCCATTCCCAAGAAGACACCAACACGCCTGTATCTGGACTACTTGCCTCATCAGCCCAGTCTGTACCTGGAGCTGACCCGCCGCTGGGCAGAGCACTTCATCAAGGAGAAGGAGCAGTGGCTGATGTGA
- the Maneal gene encoding glycoprotein endo-alpha-1,2-mannosidase-like protein isoform X2: MIMGNPQMTLYLLFWMQPISLTSRYGSHGAFYRYKNSMGKSLPLFYIYDSYLTSPEAWAHLLTPNGPHSIRNTPYDGVFIALLVEEGHTHDILAAGFDGMYTYFASNGFSFGSSHQNWKAVKNFCDANNLMFIPSVGPGYIDTSIRPWNNHNTRNRVNGKYYETALQAALTVRPEIVSITSFNEWHEGTQIEKAIPKKTPTRLYLDYLPHQPSLYLELTRRWAEHFIKEKEQWLM, encoded by the exons ATGATAATGGGGAACCCTCAGATGACCTTGTACCTGCTATTCTGGATGCAGCCCATCAGTTTAACATCCAG gTATGGATCCCATGGTGCATTTTACCGCTATAAGAACAGCATGGGCAAGAGCCTCCCGCTCTTTTATATCTACGACTCATACCTGACGTCCCCTGAAGCCTGGGCCCACCTCCTGACACCAAATGGGCCCCACTCAATCCGCAACACTCCCTATGATGGGGTCTTCATAGCACTGCTGGTGGAGGAAGGCCATACCCACGACATCCTTGCTGCAGGATTCGATGGCATGTACACCTACTTTGCCTCCAATGGTTTCTCCTTCGGGTCCTCCCACCAGAACTGGAAAGCTGTGAAGAACTTTTGTGATGCCAATAACCTCATGTTCATTCCCAGTGTGGGGCCTGGCTATATTGACACCAGCATTCGGCCCTGGAACAACCACAACACTCGGAACAGGGTCAATGGCAAGTACTATGAGACAGCCCTGCAGGCAGCCCTAACTGTGAGGCCTGAGATCGTCTCCATCACCTCTTTCAATGAGTGGCATGAGGGTACCCAGATCGAGAAGGCCATTCCCAAGAAGACACCAACACGCCTGTATCTGGACTACTTGCCTCATCAGCCCAGTCTGTACCTGGAGCTGACCCGCCGCTGGGCAGAGCACTTCATCAAGGAGAAGGAGCAGTGGCTGATGTGA